In Macaca fascicularis isolate 582-1 chromosome 15, T2T-MFA8v1.1, one genomic interval encodes:
- the CRB2 gene encoding protein crumbs homolog 2 isoform X8: MPQRRPLPGPAQWLPVSLPRWLRRCLGWGGPWHHPNWWSSGPTCEEDVDECLSDPCLHGGNCSDTVAGYICRCPETWGGRDCSVQLTGCQGHTCPLAATCIPIFESGVHSYVCHCPPGTHGPFCGQNTTFSVMAGRPIQASVPAGGPLGLALRFRTTLPAGTLATRNDTRESLELALVAATLQATLWSHGTTVLVLRLPDLGLNDGHWHQVEVVLHLATLELRLWHEGCPARLCVASGPVALAPTASATPLPTGISSAQLGDATFAGCLQDVRVDGHLLLPEDLGENVLLGCERREQCQPLPCVHGGSCVDLWTHFRCNCPRPHRGPTCADEIPAATFGLGGAPSSVSFLLQELPGPNLTLSFLLRTRESAGLLLQFANDSAAGLTVFLSEGRIRAEAPGGPAVVLPGRWDDGLRHLVTLSFGPEQLQDLGQHMHVGGRLLAADSQPWGGPFRGCLQDLRLDGRHLPFFPLPLDNSSQPSELGGRQSWNLTAGCVSEDMCSPDPCFNGGTCLVTWNDFHCTCPANFTGPTCAQQLWCPGQPCLPPATCEEVPDGFVCVAEATFREGPPVAFSGHNASSGRSLGSLSLAFRTRDSEAWLLRVTAGALAGVWLAVRNGSLAGGVRGGHGLSGALLPIPGPRVADGAWHRVRLAMERPAAAPSRWLLWLDGAATPVALRGLAGDLGFLQGPGAAHILLAENFTGCLGRVALGGLPLPLARPRPGVAPGAQEHFAAWPGTPAPILGCRGAPVCAPSPCLHGGDCRDLFDAFACACGPGWEGPRCEAHVNPCDSAPCARGRCHTHPDGRFECHCPPGFGGPRCRLPVPSKECILNVTCLDGSPCEGGSPAANCSCLEGLAGQRCQVPALPCETNPCLNGGTCRAAGGVSECICNARFSGQFCEVVKGVPLPLPFPLLEVAVPAACACLLLLLLGLLSGILAARKRRQSEGTYSPSQQEVAGARLEMDSVLKVPPEERLI, translated from the exons ATGCCTCAACGGAGGCCGCTGCCAGGACCTGCCCAATGGCTTCCAGTGTCACTGCCCAGATGGCTACGCAGgtgtctggggtggggtgggccctGGCACCATCCGAATTGGTGGTCCTCGG GGCCGACATGTGAGGAAGATGTGGATGAATGCCTGTCAGATCCCTGCCTGCATGGCGGAAACTGCAGTGACACTGTGGCAGGCTATATCTGCAGGTGCCCAGAGACGTGGGGCGGGCGCGACTGTTCTGTGCAGCTCACTGGCTGCCAGGGCCACACCTGCCCACTGGCTGCCACCTGCATCCCTATCTTCGAGTCTGGGGTCCACAGTTATGTCTGCCACTGCCCACCTGGTACCCATGGACCTTTCTGTGGCCAGAATACCACCTTCTCTGTGATGGCTGGGAGACCCATTCAGGCATCAGTGCCAGCTGGTGGCCCCCTGGGTCTGGCACTGAGGTTTCGCACTACGCTGCCTGCTGGGACCTTGGCCACTCGCAATGACACCAGGGAAAGCTTGGAGCTGGCATTGGTGGCAGCCACACTTCAGGCCACACTCTGGAGCCACGGCACCACTGTGCTTGTCCTGAGACTGCCAGACCTGGGCCTAAATGATGGCCATTGGCACCAGGTGGAGGTGGTGCTCCACCTAGCGACCCTGGAGCTACGGCTCTGGCATGAGGGCTGCCCTGCCCGGCTCTGTGTGGCCTCTGGTCCTGTGGCCCTGGCTCCCACGGCTTCAGCAACTCCACTGCCTACTGGGATCTCCTCCGCCCAGCTGGGGGACGCGACCTTTGCAGGCTGTCTCCAGGACGTGCGTGTGGATGGGCACCTCCTGCTGCCTGAGGATCTCGGCGAGAACGTCCTCCTGGGCTGCGAGCGCCGAGAGCAGTGCCAGCCTCTGCCTTGTGTCCATGGAGGGTCCTGCGTGGATCTGTGGACTCATTTCCGTTGCAACTGTCCTCGACCCCACAGGGGTCCCACGTGTGCTGATG AGATTCCTGCTGCCACCTTTGGCTTGGGAGGCGCCCCAAGTTCTGTCTCCTTTCTGCTTCAAGAGCTGCCAGGCCCCAACCTCACACTGTCTTTCCTTCTCCGTACTCGGGAGTCCGCTGGCCTGTTGCTCCAGTTTGCCAATGACTCCGCAGCTGGTCTGACAGTATTCCTGAGCGAGGGTCGGATCCGGGCTGAGGCGCCGGGCGGTCCTGCTGTAGTGCTCCCTGGGCGCTGGGATGATGGGCTTCGTCACCTGGTGACGCTCAGCTTCGGGCCTGAGCAGCTGCAGGACCTGGGGCAGCACATGCACGTGGGTGGGAGGCTCCTTGCTGCTGACAGCCAGCCCTGGGGTGGGCCCTTCCGAGGCTGCCTCCAGGACCTGCGACTCGATGGCCGCCACCTCCCCTTCTTTCCTCTGCCACTGGATAACTCAAGCCAGCCGAGCGAGCTTGGCGGCAGGCAGTCCTGGAACCTCACCGCAGGCTGTGTCTCTGAAGACATGTGCAGT CCTGACCCCTGTTTCAATGGTGGGACTTGCCTCGTCACCTGGAATGACTTCCACTGTACCTGCCCTGCCAATTTCACAGGGCCTACGTGTGCCCAGCAGCTGTGGTGTCCCGGCCAGCCCTGTCTCCCACCTGCCACGTGTGAGGAGGTCCCTGATGgctttgtgt GTGTGGCGGAGGCCACGTTCCGCGAGGGTCCCCCCGTCGCGTTCAGCGGGCACAACGCATCGTCTGGGCGCTCACTCGGCAGCCTGTCGCTGGCCTTCCGCACGCGCGACTCCGAGGCCTGGCTGCTGCGTGTCACGGCGGGCGCCCTGGCAGGCGTGTGGCTAGCGGTGCGCAATGGCTCACTGGCGGGGGGCGTGCGCGGAGGCCACGGCCTCTCTGGTGCCCTGCTGCCCATACCTGGGCCGCGCGTGGCCGATGGTGCCTGGCACCGAGTGCGCCTGGCCATGGAGCGCCCGGCGGCCGCTCCCTCGCGCTGGCTGCTGTGGTTGGACGGTGCGGCCACCCCGGTGGCGCTGCGCGGCCTGGCCGGTGACCTGGGCTTCCTGCAGGGCCCAGGTGCCGCGCACATCCTGCTGGCCGAGAACTTCACCGGCTGCCTGGGCCGCGTGGCGCTGGGCGGCCTGCCCCTGCCCTTGGCGCGGCCCCGACCCGGCGTGGCCCCTGGAGCCCAAGAGCACTtcgctgcctggcctgggacgcCGGCCCCCATCCTCGGCTGCCGCGGCGCGCCCGTGTGTGCGCCCTCGCCCTGTCTGCATGGTGGTGACTGTCGCGACCTCTTCGACGCCTTCGCCTGCGCCTGCGGCCCGGGCTGGGAGGGCCCGCGCTGCGAGGCCCACGTCAACCCCTGTGACTCCGCGCCCTGCGCCCGTGGCCGCTGTCACACGCACCCCGACGGCCGCTTCGAGTGTCACTGCCCGCCTGGCTTCGGGGGCCCGCGCTGCAG GTTGCCTGTCCCATCCAAGGAATGTATCCTGAATGTCACCTGCCTCGACGGCAGCCCGTGTGAGGGTGGCTCTCCTGCTGCCAACTGCAGCTGCCTGGAGGGTCTTGCTGGCCAGAG GTGTCAGGTCCCCGCCCTCCCCTGTGAAACCAACCCCTGCTTGAATGGGGGCACCTGCCGGGCAGCTGGAGGGGTATCTGAATGTATCTGCAATGCCAGATTCTCCGGCCAGTTCTGTGAAGTGGTG AAGGGCGTGCCCCTGCCGCTGCCATTCCCGCTGCTGGAGGTGGCCGTGCCCGCAGCCTgtgcctgcctcctcctcctcctcctgggccttCTTTCAGGGATCCTGGCAGCCCGAAAGCGCCGCCAGTCCGAGGGCACCTACAGCCCAAGCCAGCAGGAGGTGGCTGGGGCCCGGCTGGAGATGGACAGTGTCCTCAAGGTGCCACCGGAGGAGAGACTCATTTAG
- the CRB2 gene encoding protein crumbs homolog 2 isoform X9 — translation MAGRPIQASVPAGGPLGLALRFRTTLPAGTLATRNDTRESLELALVAATLQATLWSHGTTVLVLRLPDLGLNDGHWHQVEVVLHLATLELRLWHEGCPARLCVASGPVALAPTASATPLPTGISSAQLGDATFAGCLQDVRVDGHLLLPEDLGENVLLGCERREQCQPLPCVHGGSCVDLWTHFRCNCPRPHRGPTCADEIPAATFGLGGAPSSVSFLLQELPGPNLTLSFLLRTRESAGLLLQFANDSAAGLTVFLSEGRIRAEAPGGPAVVLPGRWDDGLRHLVTLSFGPEQLQDLGQHMHVGGRLLAADSQPWGGPFRGCLQDLRLDGRHLPFFPLPLDNSSQPSELGGRQSWNLTAGCVSEDMCSPDPCFNGGTCLVTWNDFHCTCPANFTGPTCAQQLWCPGQPCLPPATCEEVPDGFVCVAEATFREGPPVAFSGHNASSGRSLGSLSLAFRTRDSEAWLLRVTAGALAGVWLAVRNGSLAGGVRGGHGLSGALLPIPGPRVADGAWHRVRLAMERPAAAPSRWLLWLDGAATPVALRGLAGDLGFLQGPGAAHILLAENFTGCLGRVALGGLPLPLARPRPGVAPGAQEHFAAWPGTPAPILGCRGAPVCAPSPCLHGGDCRDLFDAFACACGPGWEGPRCEAHVNPCDSAPCARGRCHTHPDGRFECHCPPGFGGPRCRLPVPSKECILNVTCLDGSPCEGGSPAANCSCLEGLAGQRCQVPALPCETNPCLNGGTCRAAGGVSECICNARFSGQFCEVVKGVPLPLPFPLLEVAVPAACACLLLLLLGLLSGILAARKRRQSEGTYSPSQQEVAGARLEMDSVLKVPPEERLI, via the exons ATGGCTGGGAGACCCATTCAGGCATCAGTGCCAGCTGGTGGCCCCCTGGGTCTGGCACTGAGGTTTCGCACTACGCTGCCTGCTGGGACCTTGGCCACTCGCAATGACACCAGGGAAAGCTTGGAGCTGGCATTGGTGGCAGCCACACTTCAGGCCACACTCTGGAGCCACGGCACCACTGTGCTTGTCCTGAGACTGCCAGACCTGGGCCTAAATGATGGCCATTGGCACCAGGTGGAGGTGGTGCTCCACCTAGCGACCCTGGAGCTACGGCTCTGGCATGAGGGCTGCCCTGCCCGGCTCTGTGTGGCCTCTGGTCCTGTGGCCCTGGCTCCCACGGCTTCAGCAACTCCACTGCCTACTGGGATCTCCTCCGCCCAGCTGGGGGACGCGACCTTTGCAGGCTGTCTCCAGGACGTGCGTGTGGATGGGCACCTCCTGCTGCCTGAGGATCTCGGCGAGAACGTCCTCCTGGGCTGCGAGCGCCGAGAGCAGTGCCAGCCTCTGCCTTGTGTCCATGGAGGGTCCTGCGTGGATCTGTGGACTCATTTCCGTTGCAACTGTCCTCGACCCCACAGGGGTCCCACGTGTGCTGATG AGATTCCTGCTGCCACCTTTGGCTTGGGAGGCGCCCCAAGTTCTGTCTCCTTTCTGCTTCAAGAGCTGCCAGGCCCCAACCTCACACTGTCTTTCCTTCTCCGTACTCGGGAGTCCGCTGGCCTGTTGCTCCAGTTTGCCAATGACTCCGCAGCTGGTCTGACAGTATTCCTGAGCGAGGGTCGGATCCGGGCTGAGGCGCCGGGCGGTCCTGCTGTAGTGCTCCCTGGGCGCTGGGATGATGGGCTTCGTCACCTGGTGACGCTCAGCTTCGGGCCTGAGCAGCTGCAGGACCTGGGGCAGCACATGCACGTGGGTGGGAGGCTCCTTGCTGCTGACAGCCAGCCCTGGGGTGGGCCCTTCCGAGGCTGCCTCCAGGACCTGCGACTCGATGGCCGCCACCTCCCCTTCTTTCCTCTGCCACTGGATAACTCAAGCCAGCCGAGCGAGCTTGGCGGCAGGCAGTCCTGGAACCTCACCGCAGGCTGTGTCTCTGAAGACATGTGCAGT CCTGACCCCTGTTTCAATGGTGGGACTTGCCTCGTCACCTGGAATGACTTCCACTGTACCTGCCCTGCCAATTTCACAGGGCCTACGTGTGCCCAGCAGCTGTGGTGTCCCGGCCAGCCCTGTCTCCCACCTGCCACGTGTGAGGAGGTCCCTGATGgctttgtgt GTGTGGCGGAGGCCACGTTCCGCGAGGGTCCCCCCGTCGCGTTCAGCGGGCACAACGCATCGTCTGGGCGCTCACTCGGCAGCCTGTCGCTGGCCTTCCGCACGCGCGACTCCGAGGCCTGGCTGCTGCGTGTCACGGCGGGCGCCCTGGCAGGCGTGTGGCTAGCGGTGCGCAATGGCTCACTGGCGGGGGGCGTGCGCGGAGGCCACGGCCTCTCTGGTGCCCTGCTGCCCATACCTGGGCCGCGCGTGGCCGATGGTGCCTGGCACCGAGTGCGCCTGGCCATGGAGCGCCCGGCGGCCGCTCCCTCGCGCTGGCTGCTGTGGTTGGACGGTGCGGCCACCCCGGTGGCGCTGCGCGGCCTGGCCGGTGACCTGGGCTTCCTGCAGGGCCCAGGTGCCGCGCACATCCTGCTGGCCGAGAACTTCACCGGCTGCCTGGGCCGCGTGGCGCTGGGCGGCCTGCCCCTGCCCTTGGCGCGGCCCCGACCCGGCGTGGCCCCTGGAGCCCAAGAGCACTtcgctgcctggcctgggacgcCGGCCCCCATCCTCGGCTGCCGCGGCGCGCCCGTGTGTGCGCCCTCGCCCTGTCTGCATGGTGGTGACTGTCGCGACCTCTTCGACGCCTTCGCCTGCGCCTGCGGCCCGGGCTGGGAGGGCCCGCGCTGCGAGGCCCACGTCAACCCCTGTGACTCCGCGCCCTGCGCCCGTGGCCGCTGTCACACGCACCCCGACGGCCGCTTCGAGTGTCACTGCCCGCCTGGCTTCGGGGGCCCGCGCTGCAG GTTGCCTGTCCCATCCAAGGAATGTATCCTGAATGTCACCTGCCTCGACGGCAGCCCGTGTGAGGGTGGCTCTCCTGCTGCCAACTGCAGCTGCCTGGAGGGTCTTGCTGGCCAGAG GTGTCAGGTCCCCGCCCTCCCCTGTGAAACCAACCCCTGCTTGAATGGGGGCACCTGCCGGGCAGCTGGAGGGGTATCTGAATGTATCTGCAATGCCAGATTCTCCGGCCAGTTCTGTGAAGTGGTG AAGGGCGTGCCCCTGCCGCTGCCATTCCCGCTGCTGGAGGTGGCCGTGCCCGCAGCCTgtgcctgcctcctcctcctcctcctgggccttCTTTCAGGGATCCTGGCAGCCCGAAAGCGCCGCCAGTCCGAGGGCACCTACAGCCCAAGCCAGCAGGAGGTGGCTGGGGCCCGGCTGGAGATGGACAGTGTCCTCAAGGTGCCACCGGAGGAGAGACTCATTTAG
- the CRB2 gene encoding protein crumbs homolog 2 isoform X7: protein MCARGHVPRPGQWVPVRLRGHRLRGHALRAGGAGVRIGALCAQRVLPRGSRELPLPLLARCVHAGYSGELCEVDEDECASSPCQHGGRCLQRSDPALYGGVQATLPGTFSFRHAAGFVCHCPPGFEGADCGVEVDECASRPCLNGGRCQDLPNGFQCHCPDGYAGPTCEEDVDECLSDPCLHGGNCSDTVAGYICRCPETWGGRDCSVQLTGCQGHTCPLAATCIPIFESGVHSYVCHCPPGTHGPFCGQNTTFSVMAGRPIQASVPAGGPLGLALRFRTTLPAGTLATRNDTRESLELALVAATLQATLWSHGTTVLVLRLPDLGLNDGHWHQVEVVLHLATLELRLWHEGCPARLCVASGPVALAPTASATPLPTGISSAQLGDATFAGCLQDVRVDGHLLLPEDLGENVLLGCERREQCQPLPCVHGGSCVDLWTHFRCNCPRPHRGPTCADEIPAATFGLGGAPSSVSFLLQELPGPNLTLSFLLRTRESAGLLLQFANDSAAGLTVFLSEGRIRAEAPGGPAVVLPGRWDDGLRHLVTLSFGPEQLQDLGQHMHVGGRLLAADSQPWGGPFRGCLQDLRLDGRHLPFFPLPLDNSSQPSELGGRQSWNLTAGCVSEDMCSPDPCFNGGTCLVTWNDFHCTCPANFTGPTCAQQLWCPGQPCLPPATCEEVPDGFVCVAEATFREGPPVAFSGHNASSGRSLGSLSLAFRTRDSEAWLLRVTAGALAGVWLAVRNGSLAGGVRGGHGLSGALLPIPGPRVADGAWHRVRLAMERPAAAPSRWLLWLDGAATPVALRGLAGDLGFLQGPGAAHILLAENFTGCLGRVALGGLPLPLARPRPGVAPGAQEHFAAWPGTPAPILGCRGAPVCAPSPCLHGGDCRDLFDAFACACGPGWEGPRCEAHVNPCDSAPCARGRCHTHPDGRFECHCPPGFGGPRCRLPVPSKECILNVTCLDGSPCEGGSPAANCSCLEGLAGQRCQVPALPCETNPCLNGGTCRAAGGVSECICNARFSGQFCEVVKGVPLPLPFPLLEVAVPAACACLLLLLLGLLSGILAARKRRQSEGTYSPSQQEVAGARLEMDSVLKVPPEERLI, encoded by the exons ATGTGCGCACGGGGGCACGTGCCACGACCTGGTCAATGG GTTCCGGTGCGACTGCGCGGGCACCGGCTACGAGGGCACGCGCTGCGAGCAGGAGGTGCTGGAGTGCGCATCGGCGCCCTGTGCGCACAACGCGTCCTGCCTCGAGGGTCTCGGGAGCTTCCGCTGCCTCTGTTGGCCAGGTGTGTGCATGCAG GCTACAGCGGCGAGCTGTGTGAGGTGGACGAGGACGAGTGTGCATCGAGCCCCTGCCAGCACGGGGGCCGATGCCTGCAGCGCTCTGACCCGGCCCTCTACGGGGGCGTCCAGGCCACCTTACCTGGTACCTTCAGCTTCCGCCACGCTGCGGGCTTCGtgtgccactgccctcctggcttTGAGG GAGCCGACTGCGGTGTGGAGGTGGACGAGTGTGCCTCACGGCCATGCCTCAACGGAGGCCGCTGCCAGGACCTGCCCAATGGCTTCCAGTGTCACTGCCCAGATGGCTACGCAG GGCCGACATGTGAGGAAGATGTGGATGAATGCCTGTCAGATCCCTGCCTGCATGGCGGAAACTGCAGTGACACTGTGGCAGGCTATATCTGCAGGTGCCCAGAGACGTGGGGCGGGCGCGACTGTTCTGTGCAGCTCACTGGCTGCCAGGGCCACACCTGCCCACTGGCTGCCACCTGCATCCCTATCTTCGAGTCTGGGGTCCACAGTTATGTCTGCCACTGCCCACCTGGTACCCATGGACCTTTCTGTGGCCAGAATACCACCTTCTCTGTGATGGCTGGGAGACCCATTCAGGCATCAGTGCCAGCTGGTGGCCCCCTGGGTCTGGCACTGAGGTTTCGCACTACGCTGCCTGCTGGGACCTTGGCCACTCGCAATGACACCAGGGAAAGCTTGGAGCTGGCATTGGTGGCAGCCACACTTCAGGCCACACTCTGGAGCCACGGCACCACTGTGCTTGTCCTGAGACTGCCAGACCTGGGCCTAAATGATGGCCATTGGCACCAGGTGGAGGTGGTGCTCCACCTAGCGACCCTGGAGCTACGGCTCTGGCATGAGGGCTGCCCTGCCCGGCTCTGTGTGGCCTCTGGTCCTGTGGCCCTGGCTCCCACGGCTTCAGCAACTCCACTGCCTACTGGGATCTCCTCCGCCCAGCTGGGGGACGCGACCTTTGCAGGCTGTCTCCAGGACGTGCGTGTGGATGGGCACCTCCTGCTGCCTGAGGATCTCGGCGAGAACGTCCTCCTGGGCTGCGAGCGCCGAGAGCAGTGCCAGCCTCTGCCTTGTGTCCATGGAGGGTCCTGCGTGGATCTGTGGACTCATTTCCGTTGCAACTGTCCTCGACCCCACAGGGGTCCCACGTGTGCTGATG AGATTCCTGCTGCCACCTTTGGCTTGGGAGGCGCCCCAAGTTCTGTCTCCTTTCTGCTTCAAGAGCTGCCAGGCCCCAACCTCACACTGTCTTTCCTTCTCCGTACTCGGGAGTCCGCTGGCCTGTTGCTCCAGTTTGCCAATGACTCCGCAGCTGGTCTGACAGTATTCCTGAGCGAGGGTCGGATCCGGGCTGAGGCGCCGGGCGGTCCTGCTGTAGTGCTCCCTGGGCGCTGGGATGATGGGCTTCGTCACCTGGTGACGCTCAGCTTCGGGCCTGAGCAGCTGCAGGACCTGGGGCAGCACATGCACGTGGGTGGGAGGCTCCTTGCTGCTGACAGCCAGCCCTGGGGTGGGCCCTTCCGAGGCTGCCTCCAGGACCTGCGACTCGATGGCCGCCACCTCCCCTTCTTTCCTCTGCCACTGGATAACTCAAGCCAGCCGAGCGAGCTTGGCGGCAGGCAGTCCTGGAACCTCACCGCAGGCTGTGTCTCTGAAGACATGTGCAGT CCTGACCCCTGTTTCAATGGTGGGACTTGCCTCGTCACCTGGAATGACTTCCACTGTACCTGCCCTGCCAATTTCACAGGGCCTACGTGTGCCCAGCAGCTGTGGTGTCCCGGCCAGCCCTGTCTCCCACCTGCCACGTGTGAGGAGGTCCCTGATGgctttgtgt GTGTGGCGGAGGCCACGTTCCGCGAGGGTCCCCCCGTCGCGTTCAGCGGGCACAACGCATCGTCTGGGCGCTCACTCGGCAGCCTGTCGCTGGCCTTCCGCACGCGCGACTCCGAGGCCTGGCTGCTGCGTGTCACGGCGGGCGCCCTGGCAGGCGTGTGGCTAGCGGTGCGCAATGGCTCACTGGCGGGGGGCGTGCGCGGAGGCCACGGCCTCTCTGGTGCCCTGCTGCCCATACCTGGGCCGCGCGTGGCCGATGGTGCCTGGCACCGAGTGCGCCTGGCCATGGAGCGCCCGGCGGCCGCTCCCTCGCGCTGGCTGCTGTGGTTGGACGGTGCGGCCACCCCGGTGGCGCTGCGCGGCCTGGCCGGTGACCTGGGCTTCCTGCAGGGCCCAGGTGCCGCGCACATCCTGCTGGCCGAGAACTTCACCGGCTGCCTGGGCCGCGTGGCGCTGGGCGGCCTGCCCCTGCCCTTGGCGCGGCCCCGACCCGGCGTGGCCCCTGGAGCCCAAGAGCACTtcgctgcctggcctgggacgcCGGCCCCCATCCTCGGCTGCCGCGGCGCGCCCGTGTGTGCGCCCTCGCCCTGTCTGCATGGTGGTGACTGTCGCGACCTCTTCGACGCCTTCGCCTGCGCCTGCGGCCCGGGCTGGGAGGGCCCGCGCTGCGAGGCCCACGTCAACCCCTGTGACTCCGCGCCCTGCGCCCGTGGCCGCTGTCACACGCACCCCGACGGCCGCTTCGAGTGTCACTGCCCGCCTGGCTTCGGGGGCCCGCGCTGCAG GTTGCCTGTCCCATCCAAGGAATGTATCCTGAATGTCACCTGCCTCGACGGCAGCCCGTGTGAGGGTGGCTCTCCTGCTGCCAACTGCAGCTGCCTGGAGGGTCTTGCTGGCCAGAG GTGTCAGGTCCCCGCCCTCCCCTGTGAAACCAACCCCTGCTTGAATGGGGGCACCTGCCGGGCAGCTGGAGGGGTATCTGAATGTATCTGCAATGCCAGATTCTCCGGCCAGTTCTGTGAAGTGGTG AAGGGCGTGCCCCTGCCGCTGCCATTCCCGCTGCTGGAGGTGGCCGTGCCCGCAGCCTgtgcctgcctcctcctcctcctcctgggccttCTTTCAGGGATCCTGGCAGCCCGAAAGCGCCGCCAGTCCGAGGGCACCTACAGCCCAAGCCAGCAGGAGGTGGCTGGGGCCCGGCTGGAGATGGACAGTGTCCTCAAGGTGCCACCGGAGGAGAGACTCATTTAG